One part of the Acidimicrobiales bacterium genome encodes these proteins:
- a CDS encoding 5'/3'-nucleotidase SurE: protein MRVLVTNDDGVSAPGILPLAVALAAAGHDLVVAAPRTDMSGSGAALGRLHVDEHIDVETHELPGLTGVPAFGVDGPPALAVLAARLGGFGDPPELVVSGINPGANTGRATLHSGTVGAALTAANFGVSALAVSLEPGPTMRWDTAAALAVEGVAWLTAAPERTVLNVNVPDRALDDLAGVRWATLAPFGTVRAAIAEADFAEGAAVGTVGRLQMELRETGEVLPPDSDTALVLAGFAAVTELVGIRAVTAAGAPTDPRSAGGADDVVAHLERALLSRST, encoded by the coding sequence ATGCGCGTCCTCGTCACCAACGACGACGGCGTGTCGGCCCCCGGCATCCTCCCTCTCGCCGTGGCGCTGGCGGCGGCCGGCCACGACCTGGTGGTTGCGGCTCCGCGGACGGACATGAGCGGCAGCGGTGCCGCCCTCGGACGCCTCCACGTCGACGAGCACATCGACGTCGAGACCCACGAGCTGCCCGGCCTCACCGGAGTGCCCGCGTTCGGCGTCGACGGTCCACCGGCGCTCGCGGTGCTCGCGGCTCGCCTCGGCGGTTTCGGTGACCCACCCGAGCTCGTCGTCTCGGGCATCAATCCCGGTGCCAACACGGGACGGGCGACCTTGCACTCGGGGACGGTCGGCGCCGCGCTCACGGCGGCGAACTTCGGGGTGTCCGCTCTGGCGGTCAGCTTGGAACCGGGTCCGACGATGCGGTGGGACACTGCGGCGGCGCTCGCGGTCGAGGGTGTCGCGTGGCTGACTGCGGCGCCCGAGCGCACCGTGCTGAACGTCAACGTTCCCGATCGGGCCCTCGACGACCTCGCCGGCGTGCGATGGGCGACCTTGGCGCCCTTCGGCACCGTGCGTGCGGCCATCGCGGAGGCGGACTTCGCCGAGGGTGCTGCGGTCGGCACCGTGGGCCGACTCCAGATGGAGCTGCGCGAGACCGGCGAGGTGTTGCCCCCCGACTCCGACACCGCGCTGGTCCTTGCCGGCTTCGCCGCCGTCACCGAGCTGGTCGGCATCCGGGCGGTGACGGCCGCCGGCGCGCCCACCGATCCGCGCTCGGCCGGTGGCGCCGACGACGTCGTGGCCCACCTCGAGCGCGCACTGCTCTCACGGTCGACCTGA
- the phoU gene encoding phosphate signaling complex protein PhoU, whose amino-acid sequence MPDIRKTFHQELDEVQHEIVRLAAMVTEIIPRGTEALLTNNLQEAQRLVDGDDVLDGISLEVEERCYQLLALQQPMAGDLRSIVTALRLTSEIERSGDLVVNIMKGARRIYGVEYDPRVRGLIQRMSEEAQRLFKLAVDAYVERNAGLAAALDDMDDRLDILHKDYIQAIFESHSSTTIDLQAAVQLALIGRYYERIGDHAVNMGERVRYMVTGWLPEQEGAARARAREAGAADLAAEGAPSDATPSAGPDGETSPLQVDDGRDDLAETPADEG is encoded by the coding sequence ATGCCCGACATCCGCAAGACGTTCCATCAGGAGCTCGACGAGGTGCAGCACGAGATCGTGCGACTCGCGGCGATGGTCACCGAGATCATCCCCCGTGGCACCGAGGCCCTCCTGACCAACAACCTCCAGGAGGCCCAGCGCCTCGTGGACGGCGACGACGTGCTCGACGGGATCTCCCTCGAGGTCGAGGAGCGGTGCTACCAGCTGCTGGCCCTGCAACAGCCGATGGCCGGCGACCTCCGCTCCATCGTCACCGCCCTGCGCCTCACCTCGGAGATCGAGCGCTCCGGTGACCTCGTCGTGAACATCATGAAAGGCGCGCGACGCATCTACGGGGTGGAGTACGACCCGCGTGTCCGCGGGCTCATCCAGCGCATGAGCGAAGAGGCACAGCGGCTGTTCAAGCTCGCCGTCGACGCGTACGTGGAGCGCAACGCGGGGCTGGCGGCGGCACTCGACGACATGGACGACCGGCTCGACATCCTCCACAAGGACTACATCCAGGCCATCTTCGAGTCGCATTCGTCGACCACCATCGACCTCCAGGCCGCGGTCCAGCTGGCGCTCATCGGCCGCTACTACGAGCGCATCGGTGACCACGCCGTGAACATGGGTGAGCGTGTTCGCTACATGGTGACCGGGTGGCTGCCCGAGCAGGAGGGGGCGGCGCGGGCCCGGGCGCGCGAGGCCGGAGCGGCCGACCTGGCTGCGGAAGGAGCGCCGTCCGACGCCACGCCGTCCGCTGGGCCCGATGGTGAGACGTCCCCGCTCCAGGTCGACGACGGTCGCGACGATCTGGCCGAGACCCCCGCCGACGAGGGCTGA